One window of Channa argus isolate prfri chromosome 4, Channa argus male v1.0, whole genome shotgun sequence genomic DNA carries:
- the fancf gene encoding Fanconi anemia group F protein yields MEAVLKNLMSTAELLAVAAQSDVVSQWDKQTVNRAFHWAQYCEHLFSRFHNKPSVRRVMEKQLQLTNHSLRVAFPGYTGVSFSDLSRCQHLLLVGMLNNPELPFSIMKILFDATPVNTKNSEFQDVTGLCSHIIQCKSACKVLSPLTDLSGVGADAEVQGGMLIERMGALLSESTEACQTEHFLDSILQGYEGAAELFCMVIAAALLTPKNSAAESVSQDFVMNWLQKKPSVLQHMCLALPIALLMDLTKRHEKFRDTYCDLLKKWASDMEYNISDGVWVHTSTNTTMSFYKLTERFLALFEACPSLRDDMEKELNAFKISDGDFDVRGLSVWGDLLSALNK; encoded by the coding sequence ATGGAGGCGGTGCTGAAAAACTTGATGAGCACGGCGGAGCTGCTGGCTGTGGCTGCACAGAGCGATGTGGTGTCACAGTGGGATAAGCAAACTGTGAACAGAGCTTTTCACTGGGCCCAGTACTGCGAACATCTGTTTTCTAGGTTTCACAATAAACCCAGCGTGCGGAGGGTGATGGagaagcagctgcagctcaCTAATCACAGTTTGCGAGTCGCTTTCCCTGGATACACAGGCGTCTCTTTCTCGGACCTCTCCCGGTGCCAGCACCTTTTGCTCGTTGGGATGTTGAACAATCCTGAGCTACCCTTCTCTATTATGAAAATACTTTTTGACGCCACTCCCGTGAACACCAAAAATAGTGAATTTCAGGATGTTACTGGCCTTTGCAGCCACATCATTCAGTGCAAATCAGCGTGCAAAGTCCTGAGTCCTCTCACAGACCTGTCAGGGGTTGGTGCTGATGCTGAGGTGCAGGGGGGTATGTTGATAGAGAGGATGGGTGCTCTGCTCAGCGAAAGCACTGAAGCCTGTCAGACAGAGCATTTTTTAGACTCGATCCTCCAGGGATATGAAGGAGCAGCAGAACTTTTCTGTATGGTCATCGCTGCAGCTCTGCTGACACCCAAAAATTCAGCTGCAGAATCTGTTTCACAGGATTTTGTCATGAACTGGCTGCAGAAAAAACCCAGTGTGCTGCAGCACATGTGTTTAGCTCTACCTATTGCACTCCTTATGGACCTGACCAAAAGACATGAGAAATTCAGAGACACTTATTGTGATCTTCTAAAAAAATGGGCCTCTGATATGGAGTACAACATAAGTGATGGGGTATGGGTTCACACCAGCACAAACACCACCATGTCCTTCTACAAACTAACTGAGCGTTTTCTCGCCTTGTTTGAGGCCTGTCCCTCTCTGAGGGATGATATGGAAAAAGAGCTAAATGCTTTCAAAATTTCTGATGGAGACTTTGATGTCAGAGGTCTGAGTGTGTGGGGAGACCTCTTGTCAGCTTTAAACAAGTGA